From Montipora foliosa isolate CH-2021 chromosome 6, ASM3666993v2, whole genome shotgun sequence, a single genomic window includes:
- the LOC138007149 gene encoding uncharacterized protein: MARSRTVLCLIFLYVNFCIVRAKSCGDTRCQVLVEEGDSASQFRSKATEEGVRLVYLNFAISGEPLISKNKILPYRWTWARSLSEVMLSLSYDYDVLSLGLMTNQVRGMAIPLMDSPSRCLKDLNTSCQDIAVARALLELTRDLNRKPLRDRKDVVCFRVLHEHSFGVGEDFKYECCAEDRQNNKSEVLCNQSVIESEWLSIFNAILVVVVGGVFLYWPLLLCPSSDVVHEGEFDSKRIPVDDFSPVTSRAIVQAFAKKLTSLSHSVNIKCFFLWYCVVPLFFYIKVILYLIIKGSPLDIASRKLLFQAFNSYFYVFDFDRPLVYVAFIFPLLIIPGAIISCWRPGKSTTKTRCRFCNKKGLIPEMEILEHLRVMPQKINCRSKFFLNSCTSIFFRNSRIHSHHSLCGHVICVLWSVALVAIIWPIFAMVVILTYVFVSVAYIIAFSPCFCLATIAFRLIRELFSFGLVRFTLLAVLGYSAISVFLVLAFSSQFAVRIFGFVIMGITLNAEFAVPYITFVFVVSRNVYLCYRNLQNKYKQVKEMISEEWKEVTIPIDLFWKVCNYYQVLPLTYEVFVILRNIVFILVFLIVALTGILLFKVVYNSSAIVSSVAVFLSGKFSEMFFTGVTTGFTFSGWEKICKEKMIARAVEEYREETIEKCQRGRDFADSPSIFHEAAV; the protein is encoded by the coding sequence ATGGCTCGAAGCAGAACTGTTTTATGTTTGATTTTTCTCTATGTTAATTTCTGTATCGTTAGAGCGAAGTCTTGCGGTGATACTCGGTGTCAGGTTCTAGTTGAAGAAGGGGATTCAGCGTCTCAGTTTCGCTCAAAGGCAACTGAAGAAGGCGTAAGGCTTGTTTACCTGAATTTTGCTATCTCTGGTGAACCGCTGATTTCAAAGAACAAGATTCTTCCTTACAGATGGACGTGGGCACGAAGTTTAAGCGAGGTTATGCTATCTCTGTCGTACGATTACGATGTTCTTTCTCTCGGTCTGATGACAAATCAAGTCAGGGGCATGGCTATTCCCCTTATGGATAGTCCAAGCCGGTGTCTCAAAGATTTGAATACCTCGTGCCAAGACATCGCAGTAGCACGAGCGTTGTTGGAACTGACAAGAGACCTCAACAGAAAACCTTTGAGGGACAGAAAAGACGTGGTTTGTTTTCGAGTGTTGCATGAACATTCTTTCGGCGTTGGAGAAGACTTCAAATATGAGTGCTGTGCTGAAGACAGGCAGAACAACAAGAGTGAGGTTCTTTGTAACCAGAGTGTGATAGAGAGCGAGTGGCTCTCAATATTCAACGCCATCCTAGTTGTAGTGGTTGGGGGAGTTTTCTTATATTGGCCTCTACTCCTGTGTCCTTCATCAGATGTGGTTCACGAAGGCGAGTTTGACAGCAAACGAATCCCAGTCGACGATTTCAGTCCAGTTACTAGTAGAGCGATTGTTCAAGCATTTGCCAAGAAACTGACATCTTTAAGCCACAGCGTAAATATTAAGTGTTTTTTTCTGTGGTACTGTGTTGttcctttatttttttatattaagGTGATTTTATACCTCATAATCAAAGGCAGTCCTTTGGACATTGCGTCCAGAAAACTTCTTTTTCAAGCATTTAATTCTTACTTCTATGTTTTTGACTTCGATCGGCCTCTTGTTTACGTAGCttttatttttccgttactcatTATTCCGGGGGCGATTATATCTTGTTGGAGGCCTGGGAAATCAACGACAAAAACCAGATGTcgtttttgcaataaaaaaggTCTTATTCCCGAAATGGAAATACTTGAACACTTGCGGGTTATGCctcaaaaaattaattgccgGTCTAAGTTTTTTCTAAACTCCTGCACTTCTATATTTTTTCGAAATAGTCGCATTCATTCTCACCATTCTTTGTGTGGCCATGTCATTTGTGTGTTATGGTCGGTCGCTTTGGTCGCAATTATATGGCCAATATTTGCAATGGTAGTTATTCTGACTTACGTGTTTGTATCGGTTGCTTACATTATAGCATTTTCTCCTTGCTTTTGCCTCGCGACAATTGCCTTTCGACTTATTCGTGAACTCTTTTCCTTTGGTCTCGTGCGATTTACCCTACTCGCAGTGCTGGGTTATTCAGCCATAAGTGTTTTTCTCGTTTTAGCATTTTCCTCTCAGTTTGCGGTTCGAATTTTCGGTTTCGTCATTATGGGCATAACTCTTAACGCGGAATTTGCAGTACCTTATATAACGTTTGTGTTTGTGGTCTCGAGAAACGTTTATCTTTGCTATCGTAATTTACAAAATAAGTACAAACAAGTGAAGGAAATGATCTCGGAAGAATGGAAAGAGGTGACAATCCCAATCGATCTCTTTTGGAAGGTTTGCAACTACTATCAAGTCCTACCACTTACCTATGAAGTTTTTGTCATACTGAGGAATATTGTTTTTATATTGGTCTTTCTAATTGTTGCGTTAACTGGCATCCTGTTGTTCAAGGTGGTATATAACTCATCAGCAATAGTATCGAGCGTTGCTGTGTTTTTGAGCGGGAAATTTTCCGAGATGTTTTTCACAGGAGTCACGACAGGATTCACTTTTAGTGGTTGGgagaaaatttgcaaagaaaaaatgaTCGCACGCGCAGTCGAAGAGTATAGGGAGGAGACTATCGAAAAATGCCAGAGAGGTAGAGATTTTGCAGACTCTCCCAGCATTTTTCATGAAGCCGCTGTTTAG